Below is a genomic region from Populus trichocarpa isolate Nisqually-1 chromosome 15, P.trichocarpa_v4.1, whole genome shotgun sequence.
aaaaataaataaaaatttcaaaaacaaaatattgtttcaaaTAACAGTACTTTATGAGGAGGGAACATTGATTGCCCCTCCTTAATtagttcaaaatattattattattatttgcttccaataatattttagttgtttcacgagttttttttcctgtaataaTGCAAGCATTATAATATAATGCCCTCAATTTACCtgataaaaatgacaaaaaccattgtgaaaatataaaaaacttttgaatgccaattttatttgtgtttttgcttttaaaaatattttgatcgttttattatatttttcaaataaaaaaacttatttattctCGATCgatttaataataactaataaacttttaaaaaaataatctcaaggCCAGTTTAATgcattaaaaggaaaatatattattgcTTCCGGTAAATAATACAAATGTGATTGTCTCTACATGTTTTTTCAAAGCTTATTTGGTGCTGTCAATATTGTTCTATACACTTTTTTATTCAACCAATTATATCGGAACTTTTCTTACagataaatgataaaaagataGATTAATCGGGAGCACATCATCACCAGCTTGACAGATTCACCTTAGATTGCGGGAGGATTTGTGATAATGCTGGACTCTTTAATTAGCTATCAACGACTTGGAAATTTGGATTATCCTTGTTGATATTACagtaatacaaaataattaacgATCATCTTTTGGGCTGTTTGCCGTCAGTCTGTTCCATGGCATTTGTGCATTTAGGATATCCCAGCTCGTATCATCGTATCCAGGCATGGGAAAATAATTGACTAAAATACAAGGGGTGTAGATTAATTGGTAaattctagatttgttttttaaatgttattgaTTTGAGTTTCACAAATCTCGGGGCCACTTAAGGTTTACATGGTgtttaatttcaggacccgtgagattagtcaaagTGCACACAAGTTGATGCAGTTACcatcattaataacaaaaaaaaaaaaacctaatttcagACATATTAGTTGGAGCAAATATAAATGACCACATATAACAATTATAGGTTATAATTACCATCAAATCAGGTGTGTAGATTAATTGGTCAGATTctaggtttgttttttagaggTTATTGGTTCGAGTTTCACAAATCTCAGAGCCACTTAAGGCTTACATGGTgtttaatttcaggacccgtgagattagtcgaggtaaaCACAAATTAATTCCGTTaccatcattaattaaaaaaaaaaaaacctaatttcagACATATTAGTTGGAGCAAATATAAATGACCACATATAACAATTATAGGTTATAATTACCATCAAATCAGGTGTGTAGATTAATTGGTCAGATTctaggtttgttttttagaggTTATTGGTTCGAGtttcacaaatctcagggccacTTAAGACTTAAATGGTgtttaatttcaggacccgtgggattagtcgagatacacacAAATTGATATGGTTaccatcattaattaaaaaaacaaaaaagacctaATTTCAGACATATTAGTTGTAGCAAATATAAATGACCACAGATAATAATTATAGGTGATAATTACCATCAAATCAGGTCGAAAATTAAGGGTACAAGTCTATCCACATCTTTATAAAGAAAAGCTGCCTGAACCAAACCAATCAAATTAATCCGCCCTGACTGTGTCCTGGCCAAGTCTTCTTGCACAGACAAATCAAGCCTGCTTATCTTCCTCTCCTTTTTTATAGCACGCCTTAACTTCTTGATCTAATTCTGAATAAAGAGGGAGAGGGTTTGAGTTTCTTCAGAAATTCATCAGAAAGTTGCGAAGATGACTGACACAGGCACTGTTAGAACCATTGTTGGCATCGTTGGTCCGTACTTCTGCAAAACCTTATCATATCATTTTAGCAAGTATAATTAGAGATTAACTTGGATAATGTTTTGatactacacacacacacacacacttagaATCATAGATCTGAGAAATGAAGGTAACCATTTTTAATACCTTTAGGCTGTTCTTGTTTTCTTGACAATATCATGCATGCATGGTTACATATTCTCACTAGATGTAGCAGCTTAAATTCATCTCTTTAATTTGCAGGAAATGTTATATCTTTCCTCCTATTTCTCTCCCCCATGTAAGGTCTTCTTGTTGCTCTACATCCTCCTCCCTTGATGGTAATCTGATTCAACTAACTATTCGTTAATTAATGCAAGAACATTGTTTCTGCAGTCCCACTTTTGTGAGGATAATAAAGGAAAAGGCAGTGAAGGATTTCAAATCCGATCCCTATGTAGCCACCTTGCTCAATTGCGCAATGTGGATCTTCTATGGCTTACCGTTCATCACCCATGACAACACTCTTGTGGTTACAATCAACGGTATTGGTTTTGTCATAGAGTGTATCTATGTGGCCATCTTCTTCATATTCTCTCCCGGGAAAAAGAAAGTACGTTGAgatcaataattttttgtaaatttctttCATGCTTCTATATCAATTATAATCTATTCTTAAATCTCAGACCCGGATCATCATTGAACTGCTTATTGAAGTGATCTTCATGGTCATCGTAATCCTGATCACCGTTTTCGCCTTCCATACCATGAAAACAAGGGCTTTGTTTATTGGGATATTGTGTATCATCTTCAACGTATTTATGTACTCGTCACCATTGACAGTCATGGTATGTGCTTCATCCATGGAGTTCataatttcttacatttgatttTGTTAACTGTTATGATAGCATGCAATAATGGCTCACCTGGTACAATGACTTCAGCGATTTACTTTTATGATCTTGTGTTCATGACTGATGAATATTCTATAAATTAACAAGCATAATCACCATGCTCGTGAAGGATATATACATGCACTCACCTCACCTCCAATACCATTTGATtagtaaaatacaaaatagCCAGGTCAGAGCTTGAGGAGTAGCAGTAATTATTAACTCTGACTTATGGGTTTGTATATACATCGATTATATCTCATcaataacttttcttttcttaattgtaTCATCTCATACTtctcaaaaacatgttttaaatttcattattaatttctgaatttaattatttaaattagtaagaGAAATAAAACATTCTGTTTATATAAATTAACGTATCCTTTTGGAGTGCATGTTAAGAAAtccataagaaaaataagttaaatgctttttcttttttataatatgctAAA
It encodes:
- the LOC7457724 gene encoding bidirectional sugar transporter SWEET5 — its product is MTDTGTVRTIVGIVGNVISFLLFLSPIPTFVRIIKEKAVKDFKSDPYVATLLNCAMWIFYGLPFITHDNTLVVTINGIGFVIECIYVAIFFIFSPGKKKTRIIIELLIEVIFMVIVILITVFAFHTMKTRALFIGILCIIFNVFMYSSPLTVMRMVIKTKSVKYMPFYLSLANFTNGLIWVIYGLLDFDINLVLPNGLGALSGLIQLILYGIYCRSTKSDDDDDVSGNRSVVELSST